GTCCGGCTGGCGCCGTTGCGCACGTTCGTGCTGTGGGTGGGAGCGCCGATCTTCCTGGCCACCGCCGGCCTGCGGATGGACCTGGCCTCGCTGGCCCAACCAGGCGTGGCCCTCTCAGCGCTGGTGGTGCTGAGCGTGGCCGTCATCGGCAAGTTCGCCGGCGCGTTCCTCGGCGCGCGGCTGTCCCGGATGTCTGCCCGCGAAGGATTCGCCCTCGGCGCCGGCATGAACGCCCGCGGCGTGGTCGAGATCGTCGTCGCCATGGCGGGGCTGCGTCTCGGCGTGATCTCCACCTCGACCTACACGATCATCGTCCTGGTCGCCGTGGTGACGTCGCTGATGGCTCCACCGCTGTTGCGGCGGGCGATGGCCGGCGTCGACCACACCGCGCAGGAACGCATCCGCGGGCTCGAACACGACCGTTGGGCCGGCGCCACCCAACCGGCTGCTACCGCTGCCGACGACTGAACCCGTTGTACGAACAAGACAAGGTGTATCCATCCGCCCTTCACCGATCCTCTTCTAATCAGGAAGTCCCCTTTCAGTACAGGCCAAACCCGCTGGAGTAGCCAATGAGTGACATCTTCCCCACCCAGATCTGTCTCACCGAGGAGGAGCAGGCTGTCTTTCGGATGCTGGCCGACGAGCTGGCCAGCCATGACCCGGTGACCGGGACGGAGGAATACGTCATGGCCGCGCAGCTTCTCAGCTCGCGGCTGCCCGAGCGGATCAGGCGGGCGGCGCTGAACTTCCGCAGGAACGGTGACAGCGCCGGTGGCATGCTGATCCGCAACCTGCCGGTCGACCCGCTGCCGCCGACGCCCGACCACGCCGACTACGGCCTGGGCATCCGGTTGCCGGCGGCCCGGGTGTTCAGCCTGGCCTCGGCGCTGATCGGCGAGCAGTTCGGCTTCCAGCCCGAGCTTGCCGGCCAGATCATCCAGGACATCCTGCCGGTCAAGGGCTTCGAGGACACCCAGCAGTCGATCTCCAGTCGCACATTGCTGGAACTGCATTGCGAGACGGTGTTCACCGACTACCGGGCCGATGTGATCGGCTTGCTCTGCCTGCGCCCGGACCCCGAACGCATCGCGCGCACGGTGCTTGCCTCGACGACGATCCTGTTGCCGCTGCTGGACTCTCGGACCCTGGCGGTCCTGAGCGAACCGCGCTTCTACACCACGGTCGACGGCTCGTTCCTGCGCGGCTCGGGGCTCACCGAACCCATCCTGATCGGGCCCGTCCGGGTGCTGGACGGCGATCCGCAGCGGCCTCGGATCCGTTGCGACTTCGCCGAGACCAGGGGCCTTGACGCTGAGGCGCAGGCCGCACTGGACACCCTTTACGCGGTGGCCTCCGAGGCGGTGGTCGATACCCGGCTCGAGGCCGGTGACCTGTTGCTGATCGACAACCACGACGCCTTCCACGGCAGGAGCTCGTTCCGGCACCACGGCAATGGTGAGGACCGCTGGCTGCTGCGCACCTTCATCACCAAGGACCTGTCGCGCAGCCGGGTGCACCGGCCGGGGGACGGTCGCATCGTGGACACCGACTACGCGGCCGGCGACAACGTGATGGCGAGGACCGCTGCCACTGCCCCCGCTACCCGTTGATCGAGGCTTGCCGGCTGCTGCCGTCTTCGCGACCTCTGCCGCTGAACGCGCTTCGCTGGCTGATCTGCAGCCAGTGACCTAGGCTTGCCGTACTCATTATCGAGGTGTAATCATGTAATTAATACGTCGATGTAATGAGGAGGCACGTGATGAGTTCCGATGAGGAGAAGAAGTCTCGCCGGGCCGGTTCTGCCGGACCGGATCAAGAAGCCGAAGAGGGGCCGGGATTCGGCGCCGGTTTCGGTCGGGGGCGGCGTGGCCCGGGCGGACCGCGCCGTGGCAGTGGGTTCGGACGGCCCGGGGGCTGGCAGCAGGCCGAGCTGCCGCCGGCTGATGACGCGGCGGACTGGTTCGCCGGCCGGCTGCCCTCGGACTGGTTCATCGGCCCGGCCTCGGTCAGCGTGGACCGCGAGGAGATCATCGTGACGGGCGAACTGCCGCCGGTCAGCGTCGAGGCCTCGGAGGGTCAGAGTGACGCGGCGGCGGC
This genomic stretch from Jatrophihabitans sp. harbors:
- a CDS encoding TauD/TfdA family dioxygenase translates to MSDIFPTQICLTEEEQAVFRMLADELASHDPVTGTEEYVMAAQLLSSRLPERIRRAALNFRRNGDSAGGMLIRNLPVDPLPPTPDHADYGLGIRLPAARVFSLASALIGEQFGFQPELAGQIIQDILPVKGFEDTQQSISSRTLLELHCETVFTDYRADVIGLLCLRPDPERIARTVLASTTILLPLLDSRTLAVLSEPRFYTTVDGSFLRGSGLTEPILIGPVRVLDGDPQRPRIRCDFAETRGLDAEAQAALDTLYAVASEAVVDTRLEAGDLLLIDNHDAFHGRSSFRHHGNGEDRWLLRTFITKDLSRSRVHRPGDGRIVDTDYAAGDNVMARTAATAPATR
- a CDS encoding cation:proton antiporter → VRLAPLRTFVLWVGAPIFLATAGLRMDLASLAQPGVALSALVVLSVAVIGKFAGAFLGARLSRMSAREGFALGAGMNARGVVEIVVAMAGLRLGVISTSTYTIIVLVAVVTSLMAPPLLRRAMAGVDHTAQERIRGLEHDRWAGATQPAATAADD